The following are encoded in a window of Castanea sativa cultivar Marrone di Chiusa Pesio chromosome 9, ASM4071231v1 genomic DNA:
- the LOC142609390 gene encoding histidine--tRNA ligase, chloroplastic/mitochondrial-like, producing MPAIPSSLLHLKPLFLSLPRFSSPSLALNRARKFPIPIINPRSLSSLSSAAAAQSTGDNGGGGGRSGALAPPPITEELQKIDVNPPKGTRDFPPEEMRLRTWLFHNFREVSRLFGFEEVDFPVLESEALYIRKAGEEIRDQLYCFEDRGNRRVALRPELTPSLARLVIQKGKSVSLPLKWFAVGQCWRYERMTRGRRREHYQWNMDIIGVPEVTAEAELISSIVTFFKRVGITASDVGFKVSSRKVLQEVLRCYSVPESLFSKVCIIIDKIGKIPADEIKKDLKFAGVSEEAVEELLQVLSIKSLTKLEEILGGAGEAVADLKQLFSLAEKFGYAEWIEFDASIVRGLAYYTGIVFEGFDREGKLRAICGGGRYDRLLSTFGGDDLPACGFGFGDAVIVELLKDRGLLPELSLQVENIVCALDVDLQGAAARVASILREKSQTVDLVLESKPLKWVFKRAARINAHRLILVGNSEWQRGMVVVKILSSGEQYEVKLDELV from the exons ATGCCTGCAATCCCTTCATCGCTTCTTCACCTGAAGCCTctattcctctctctccctcgcTTCTCATCTCCGTCACTCGCTCTCAATCGCGCTCGCAAATTCCCAATCCCTATTATAAACCCTAGAAGCCTCTCTTCTCTATCGTCCGCCGCCGCAGCACAGTCCACCGGCGATAATGGCGGTGGCGGAGGTAGGTCCGGTGCGCTCGCTCCACCTCCAATCACCGAAGAGTTGCAGAAAATCGACGTCAATCCTCCCAAGGGCACTCGAGACTTTCCCCCCGAGGAAATGCGCCTCCGCACTTGGCTCTTTCACAATTTCCGAGAg GTTTCGCGGCTGTTTGGATTCGAGGAGGTTGATTTTCCGGTGTTAGAGTCGGAGGCGTTGTACATTAGAAAAGCCGGCGAGGAGATTAGGGACCAG CTATACTGTTTTGAAGATCGGGGGAATCGTCGAGTTGCATTGAGGCCTGAGCTCACTCCTTCGTTGGCGAGGCTTGTGATACAGAAAGG AAAATCGGTATCCCTCCCATTGAAATGGTTTGCTGTAGGACAGTGTTGGCGTTATGAGAGAATGACAAGAGGTCGGCGCCGTGAACACTACCAGTGGAACATGGATATCATTGGTGTACCTGAGGTTACG GCTGAAGCGGAACTTATTTCATCTATCGTCACTTTTTTCAAGCGAGTTGGAATTACAGCATCAGATGTTGGATTCAAGGTTTCTAGCCGAAAG GTTCTACAAGAAGTATTGAGGTGCTACTCTGTTCCTGAAAGTTTATTCAGCAAGGTTTGCATAATCATAGACAAG ATAGGGAAGATTCCAGCGGATGAGATAAAGAAAGATTTGAAGTTCGCTGGTGTATCAGAAGAGGCTGTTGAAGAGCTGTTGCAAGTTCTTTCCATAAAGTCATTGACAAAGTTGGAAG AGATACTTGGAGGTGCTGGGGAAGCTGTTGCTGATCTGAAGCAGCTGTTCTCCCTTGCTGAAAAGTTTGGTTATGCTGAATGGATTGAATTTGATGCATCTATTGTCCGTGGGCTTGCATACTACACTGGTATTGTGTTTGAG GGTTTTGATAGGGAAGGAAAGTTGCGAGCCATTTGTGGTGGTGGGCGATATGACCGGTTACTCTCAACTTTTGGGGGCGATGACCTTCCTGCATGTGGCTTCGGTTTTGGTGATGCTGTTATAGTCGAG TTGCTCAAGGATAGAGGACTTCTACCAGAACTCAGCCTCCAAGTTGAGAATATTGTGTGCGCTCTAGATGTTGATCTTCAAGGAGCAGCTGCCAGAGTCGCTAGTATACTCAGAGAAAAAAGCCAGACTgttgatttggttttggaaaGCAAACCACTTAAATG GGTGTTCAAACGAGCTGCACGGATAAATGCGCACAGGCTGATATTAGTTGGGAATTCAGAGTGGCAAAGGGGTATGGTGGTTGTTAAAATCCTTTCTTCTGGTGAACAGTATGAAGTCAAACTTGATGAACTAGTGTGA
- the LOC142608654 gene encoding protein PELOTA 1-like — MKLMGKKNIVFNKPKTVKIIPKNQTTYGKITTARVKLNLKITITAVDYDKVSSTVRVQRKNIKANEHVPTGSFHTLTLEKNKEFVLTKKVWDSVAVDTLREGCSMASSAGLAVVLMQQQGLAHMFLVGKRVTTLCVKINGSTSNSNSNKFFENVFRAFVRHVDFSTIRCVIIGSPGCVKNEFRGYLLSKAQRLKMKSIEDNKLHIVVATTSLSNTHNLSEVLNDNAVINLIRETNVVPEIRVFKEFLDMVTRAFEIETRHKYVGLVKSVKKAGHKVFVLLSMHVSGEELAKLTDIAAILRFPLPDLDVRAMQC, encoded by the exons atgaagctCATGGGAAAGAAAAACATCGTTTTTAACAAACCAAAAACAGTCAAGATCATCCCTAAGAACCAGACTACCTATG GCAAGATCACCACTGCTCGTGTCAAGCTCAACCTCAAAATCACAATCACAGCCGTCGATTACGACAAAGTTTCATCCACCGTGCGAGTCCAGCGCAAGAACATCAAAGCCAATGAACACGTTCCAACTGGGTCATTCCATACGTTAACTCTTGAGAAGAACAAGGAGTTTGTTCTCACCAAGAAGGTTTGGGACTCGGTTGCGGTCGACACGTTACGTGAAGGTTGTAGCATGGCTTCGAGTGCTGGCCTGGCAGTGGTTCTCATGCAACAACAAGGTTTGGctcacatgttcttggttggGAAAAGGGTCACCACGCTTTGTGTTAAGATTAATGGTTCTACTTCTAATTCTAATTCTAACAAGTTTTTTGAGAATGTCTTTCGTGCTTTTGTGAGGCATGTGGATTTTAGTACTATACGGTGTGTCATAATAGGGAGTCCTGGTTGTGTAAAAAATGAGTTTCGAGGTTATTTACTCTCAAAAGCACAAAGGCTGAAGATGAAGTCTATTGAAGACAACAAGTTACACATTGTTGTTGCCACTACAAGTCTGAGTAATACACATAATTTGAGCGAGGTTTTGAACGACAATGCAGTCATAAATTTGATCAGAGAAACGAATGTTGTGCCAGAGATTAGGGTATTTAAGGAGTTCTTAGACATGGTAACGA GAGCGTTTGAGATTGAGACAAGGCATAAGTATGTTGGGTTGGTTAAGTCAGTGAAGAAAGCCGGCCATAAGGTGTTTGTGCTTTTGTCAATGCATGTGTCTGGTGAGGAGCTCGCGAAGTTGACAGACATTGCAGCAATTTTGAGGTTTCCATTGCCAGATCTTGATGTGAGGGCTATGCAATGTTAA